caattaaacccccaaataacacccatagctcaccctcatcaaaccctaatcaaaacaacatgaaaactccctttaatcctcacttcccacatcaaattctaaagctgaattcctaaaacgaaaacagagcaaacatGGAAACTAagggctaaaaacttacctcaagttcaggttatggtgctcttccacaatggaacactctcccaaagtaccaaggcttagctcccaagctcaaaccttcaacaaattcacaaaactcacaaggaagaAGAAGCAAGAAGAAGGTACAGGAAGAGAAAGAAAGGCttctgtttttactctgttttatccacagccttccaagcttaacatatatccaagccaaaagactaaaatacccctaggtctttaaaagtctctaaagccaacccaagggcaattttggtactttccacctataccgttaatcataattaacgcttcccaattcccgctaatctcaacatcctcaaacaccaataattcacatcccgttaccctttaatccccggtaacactctaatcattaaaacaccccgagactcaccccgagccccaagattaagcccgttatgaccaaaccgataattagcattccttgatcgtctcatgccaaatggctcgaacaaacccacatcataatgtggtctcaaattatatcaccaacatgcgaataaatattcaatttaccctcaacgggccaaattaccatcacacccgtGTATAAAgagatatggactcacatgcatgcatttcacatcatatcataatataatcaacatatacatgcatttaataaattaataacataattaagcaaatatggccctcccggcctactgttcacgccgttaaacacaacggagaattcggggcattacagtttgaTTGCTACAACAAGAGTATCGCTTACAGTTAATATTATTGTCCAAAGACTTAATATTAATGTTGTGCTTGATATCTTGAGATGAGATTAACCAAAATTTGAATCTATTGTTTGATTATGCAAACTGATGTGAGCTTGTTTTGTTCTATACTCAGCTAGTTCATCTTCTGCTGCCTCAATATCTGCTAATATTAATTCTATTACTATGCTTAATGGGACCAATTTCAAGGATTGAAAAATAAACTTACTTATAGTTCTGGGATGTATGGATTTAGACCATGCATTAAGGGATGAACAACCTGCACCTCTCACTAAGGAAAGCACCCGTGATGAGAAAACGGATTTTGAGAGGTGGGATCGTTCAAATCGCATGAGTTTAATGATTATGAAACACAGCATTCCAGAAGCCTTTTGGGGCACAGAATCCGAAGGGATTAATAAGGCCAAGAATTTCCTTAAACAAATTGAGGAACATTTTGCTAAAAACGATAAGGTTGAAATGACAACACTTCTAGGTTCTTTGATGaccatgaagtataagggtcaaGGAAATATAagggagtacattatggaaatgCATCATATTGTCTCAAGACTTAAGACACTTAAGATCGAGCTTTCTGATGATGTGCTTGTGCTTATGGTTTTGTTAACGCTTCCTGCAcagtttaaccaatttaaaattagttataACTGTCAAAAGGAGAAATGGACTC
The Humulus lupulus chromosome 6, drHumLupu1.1, whole genome shotgun sequence DNA segment above includes these coding regions:
- the LOC133784799 gene encoding uncharacterized protein LOC133784799, whose translation is MDLDHALRDEQPAPLTKESTRDEKTDFERWDRSNRMSLMIMKHSIPEAFWGTESEGINKAKNFLKQIEEHFAKNDKVEMTTLLGSLMTMKYKGQGNIREYIMEMHHIVSRLKTLKIELSDDVLVLMVLLTLPAQFNQFKISYNCQKEKWTLNELISHCVQEEERLKKDKTESAHLATTSKDKGKKRKSENEAAKGPAQKKQQKD